A single region of the Amphiprion ocellaris isolate individual 3 ecotype Okinawa chromosome 4, ASM2253959v1, whole genome shotgun sequence genome encodes:
- the LOC111570992 gene encoding polyunsaturated fatty acid lipoxygenase ALOX15B-like, whose protein sequence is MTRSFYVSCPTSLGKLVLIELDKQRLPLFPDDAWFPAKVEVKSPEGETYNFPIYRWITDNEVHQFREGTALRVFDDTHHLGRYSRQQELKQREEEYRWDAYMEGIPHGIKAEDLSSLPCEVRFSFTKETEFAFTASIGMTELELKGLSASEEPWTNVDDISQVFYNKWTPISDW, encoded by the exons ATGACTCGT AGCTTTTACGTGTCCTGCCCCACCTCCCTTGGAAAGCTGGTGCTGATCGAACTAGACAAACAACGTCTCCCTCTGTTCCCAGACGATGCTTGGTTCCCTGCCAAGGTAGAAGTGAAATCCCCTGAAGGAGAAACCTACAACTTTCCCATCTACCGCTGGATCACTGACAACGAAGTGCACCAATTCAGGGAGGGAACAG ctCTGAGAGTCTTTGACGACACCCATCATCTTGGCAGGTACAGTCGACAGCAGGAGCTGAAGCAGCGTGAGGAAGAGTATCG CTGGGATGCGTATATGGAGGGAATACCCCACGGCATTAAGGCAGAAGACCTTTCTTCACTGCCTTGTGAGGTCCGATTCTCCTTCACCAAGGAAACAGAGTTTGCCTTCACAGCATCCATAGG aATGACAGAGCTAGAGCTGAAAGGACTGTCAGCTTCTGAGGAGCCATGGACTAATGTTGATGACATCAGTCAGGTGTTTTACAACAAATGGACTCCCATATCAG actggtga